The following are encoded in a window of Telmatobacter sp. DSM 110680 genomic DNA:
- the hslV gene encoding ATP-dependent protease subunit HslV: MSTTRKSASAERRIRSTTVICVRRNGLVVMAADGQVTMSDHVLKHSAKKIRRLYQDKILAGFAGSTADAFNLFTRFETKLEQYAGNLNRAAVELAKDWRTDKMLRNLEALLVVADKGQTFLLSGSGDVIDPDEPIAAIGSGGSYATAAARALLENTDMDAHEIAAKAMKIAADICIYTNDRITFEELKG; this comes from the coding sequence TTGAGCACGACTAGAAAATCCGCATCCGCCGAGCGCCGCATTCGCTCCACGACCGTCATCTGCGTCCGGCGCAATGGCTTAGTGGTGATGGCCGCTGACGGGCAGGTCACCATGAGCGACCATGTCCTCAAGCACTCGGCCAAAAAGATTCGCCGCCTCTATCAGGACAAGATCCTCGCTGGCTTCGCTGGGTCAACCGCGGATGCCTTCAATCTCTTCACGCGCTTTGAAACCAAGCTGGAGCAGTACGCCGGCAACCTCAATCGCGCCGCCGTCGAACTCGCCAAAGACTGGCGTACCGACAAGATGCTGCGTAACCTCGAAGCCCTTCTCGTAGTCGCCGACAAGGGCCAGACATTCCTGCTCTCCGGTTCAGGCGACGTGATCGATCCCGATGAGCCCATCGCCGCGATCGGCTCCGGAGGCAGCTACGCCACTGCCGCCGCGCGCGCCCTGCTTGAGAACACCGACATGGACGCGCACGAGATTGCCGCGAAAGCCATGAAGATCGCCGCCGACATCTGCATTTACACCAACGACCGCATCACATTTGAGGAGTTGAAGGGCTAG